The following are from one region of the Yoonia sp. R2331 genome:
- a CDS encoding LTA synthase family protein, translating into MATILRPRTGRGDLWSRWCLLVAVITALSFAHRYECLQHFAYGTTFHWHYNTAEGLNILHEYLRLHWREVFLGVRNDILFSLIAALALLPAGRIGAIVGIVLLAFFYAANLDHIRTNDAHIDLAFLGLAFDPTFVAGQTTPALLRKFAQFAGLGLILLALVQWPPLRGLARIGVPALALVLAVPVTANLQHPIWVQSHPIAPMLGAADAPLDSRTLAPGSLANDNPPLTGFAGQHNVLLVFVEGISQHTLAKAQMIHLQAMAAENIQFTQYFGHQMITANGLYASHTGLQPYVTGVAMRWYDIAPGAPESTIALPGILRDAGYQTAFLQAAPLAYMNKGATLPHLGYDTIKGDADFTNAHSRNGWGVDDLTLVEQTLAQIDSFRPDAPWLTTMLTTGTHSPYNVPKAFEPQVTNPRVRAARYADAAIAALMEGLEARGVLDNTVVIITSDEARETAPGTALEGEILRNWLPLIIRHPDGVQAMHDDAFAMIDLRNLILMLTGAYDADAVANLMDARDVFIFGNVRLDRMFYYDRPNEHFLACNTDAFVCAEYDGASDLRDLGAMAYRGTGRFAQLQAMVAAFEAGSKLCDGDPATCQ; encoded by the coding sequence TTGGCGACCATCCTTCGCCCGCGCACGGGCCGCGGTGATCTGTGGTCGCGCTGGTGTCTGCTTGTGGCCGTGATCACGGCACTCAGCTTTGCGCACCGCTATGAATGCCTGCAACACTTTGCCTATGGGACCACGTTCCATTGGCATTACAACACCGCCGAAGGACTGAACATTCTGCATGAATACCTGCGTCTGCATTGGCGAGAGGTCTTTCTGGGGGTCCGCAATGACATCCTGTTCAGCCTGATCGCGGCGCTGGCGCTGCTGCCGGCGGGGCGGATCGGGGCCATCGTGGGGATCGTGCTGCTGGCGTTCTTCTATGCTGCCAATCTGGACCATATCCGCACCAACGATGCACATATTGATCTGGCATTTCTGGGGTTGGCGTTTGATCCCACGTTCGTGGCCGGACAGACCACCCCGGCGCTGCTGCGCAAGTTTGCGCAGTTTGCAGGTCTTGGGCTGATCCTGCTGGCGCTGGTACAGTGGCCCCCGTTGCGGGGGCTGGCGCGCATTGGTGTGCCCGCTTTGGCGCTGGTGCTGGCGGTGCCGGTCACGGCGAACCTGCAGCATCCGATCTGGGTGCAATCGCACCCCATCGCGCCGATGCTGGGGGCCGCGGATGCGCCGCTGGACAGCCGTACGCTTGCGCCGGGTTCGCTGGCCAATGACAACCCGCCGCTGACCGGGTTCGCGGGGCAACACAATGTGTTGCTGGTGTTTGTCGAAGGCATCTCGCAACACACGCTAGCCAAGGCGCAGATGATCCACCTGCAAGCGATGGCGGCAGAGAACATCCAGTTTACCCAGTATTTCGGCCATCAGATGATTACCGCCAATGGGCTTTATGCCAGTCACACCGGGTTGCAGCCTTATGTGACCGGGGTCGCCATGCGTTGGTATGACATCGCGCCCGGCGCGCCGGAATCCACCATCGCCCTGCCCGGTATCTTGCGCGACGCGGGTTATCAGACCGCGTTCCTGCAGGCGGCCCCGCTGGCCTATATGAACAAAGGCGCGACGCTGCCGCATCTGGGGTATGACACCATCAAAGGCGACGCGGACTTCACCAATGCCCACAGCCGCAATGGCTGGGGTGTTGATGATCTGACGCTGGTGGAACAAACGCTGGCGCAGATCGACAGCTTTCGCCCCGATGCGCCATGGCTGACGACCATGCTGACCACAGGCACCCACAGCCCCTACAACGTGCCGAAGGCGTTTGAGCCGCAGGTGACAAACCCCCGCGTTCGCGCCGCACGCTATGCGGACGCGGCGATTGCAGCACTGATGGAGGGGTTAGAGGCACGCGGTGTGTTGGACAATACGGTGGTCATCATCACCTCGGACGAGGCGCGCGAAACGGCACCGGGGACCGCGCTGGAGGGTGAGATTTTGCGCAATTGGCTGCCGCTGATCATACGGCACCCGGACGGAGTGCAGGCCATGCATGACGACGCATTTGCGATGATTGATCTGCGCAATTTGATCCTGATGCTGACCGGGGCTTATGACGCGGATGCGGTCGCCAATCTGATGGACGCGCGCGATGTGTTCATTTTTGGCAACGTGCGGCTGGACCGCATGTTCTACTATGACCGACCGAATGAGCATTTTTTGGCCTGCAACACCGATGCCTTTGTTTGTGCCGAATATGATGGCGCGTCAGACCTGCGCGATCTGGGCGCGATGGCGTATCGCGGGACTGGGCGTTTTGCGCAGTTGCAAGCGATGGTCGCCGCATTTGAGGCGGGATCAAAGCTGTGTGACGGTGACCCGGCCACCTGCCAATGA
- the rplK gene encoding 50S ribosomal protein L11, with protein MAKKVMGTLKLQVPAGAANPSPPVGPALGQRGINIMEFCKAFNAKTEALEKNAPCPTVITYYQDKSFTMEIKTPPASYYIKKAAKLQSGSKEPGKSVAGSITGKQVREIAEAKMKDLNATSIEGAMLIIAGSARSMGIEVK; from the coding sequence ATGGCCAAGAAAGTTATGGGCACGCTCAAGCTGCAGGTTCCTGCAGGTGCGGCCAACCCCTCGCCCCCCGTGGGCCCTGCGCTGGGTCAGCGCGGCATCAACATCATGGAATTCTGCAAGGCCTTCAACGCCAAGACCGAAGCGCTGGAAAAGAACGCGCCTTGCCCCACCGTGATCACCTACTACCAGGACAAGTCCTTCACGATGGAAATCAAGACGCCACCTGCGTCTTATTACATCAAAAAAGCGGCCAAGCTGCAGTCGGGTTCAAAAGAGCCGGGCAAATCCGTGGCAGGTTCGATCACCGGTAAGCAGGTGCGCGAAATCGCCGAAGCCAAGATGAAGGACCTCAACGCGACGTCCATCGAAGGCGCTATGCTGATCATCGCGGGTTCTGCCCGCTCTATGGGCATCGAGGTAAAGTAA
- the rplA gene encoding 50S ribosomal protein L1: MAKLGKRTTAARAAFAGKDNVTVAEAVSLVKDNAKAKFDETIEISLVLGVDPRHADQMVRGTVSLPNGTGKTVRVAVFARGEKADEAKAAGADIVGAEDLMETVQGGTIDFDRCIATPDMMGVVGRLGKVLGPRNLMPNPRVGTVTMDVAQAVADAKGGQVQFKAEKAGVVHAGIGKASFSAAQIEENVKAFVDAVQKAKPTGAKGTYMKKIALTSTMGPGVSLDIANATGN; encoded by the coding sequence ATGGCAAAACTTGGTAAGCGCACAACCGCAGCCCGCGCAGCTTTTGCTGGCAAAGACAACGTCACCGTCGCCGAGGCTGTCAGCCTTGTGAAGGACAACGCCAAGGCGAAGTTCGACGAAACCATCGAAATCAGCTTGGTGCTGGGTGTTGACCCGCGTCACGCCGACCAGATGGTCCGTGGCACCGTATCCCTGCCCAACGGCACGGGTAAAACAGTCCGCGTGGCTGTCTTCGCCCGTGGCGAAAAGGCAGACGAGGCGAAAGCCGCAGGCGCTGACATCGTTGGCGCAGAAGATCTGATGGAAACCGTACAAGGCGGCACCATCGACTTTGATCGCTGCATCGCCACGCCCGATATGATGGGTGTTGTCGGGCGTCTTGGTAAGGTCCTTGGCCCACGCAACCTGATGCCCAACCCGCGCGTTGGCACCGTGACGATGGACGTGGCCCAAGCCGTGGCAGACGCCAAAGGCGGTCAGGTGCAGTTCAAGGCCGAGAAAGCCGGCGTTGTGCACGCAGGCATCGGCAAGGCGTCCTTCTCTGCGGCACAGATCGAAGAGAACGTGAAAGCCTTCGTTGACGCGGTGCAAAAGGCAAAGCCGACCGGCGCCAAAGGCACCTACATGAAAAAGATCGCGCTGACCTCAACCATGGGTCCGGGCGTGTCTTTGGACATCGCAAACGCAACCGGCAACTAA
- a CDS encoding diguanylate cyclase: MSVQSLNSQEERFRKRALSVYISCLVIFVAMTAVQRFSSEAANEKSWIPFILVTAFTISASVCVYRRWHAYAVSRVALYVGGAETFFFTGVSGGLTGFHASAVFLLPSICALLFGSKETVVFTIFMLLGVYGLYVFDPVLPPFFIDSVTDLRLSALALGCMLMGNVIILVYLVRETEHREKELRELLAAQLYAATHDELTGLANRSAVKSYLNGLDPDKDEVSIYLIDLDGFKHVNDTYGHGAGDEVLVKVARALQKAAAGSNLVARLGGDEFLIASQHAPADLAAQLDATGLGRKLVDALNVTLTFGSDKVTLSGSVGSAHYPSDTRDAADVLQKADVALYRAKDMGKARYVRFLKELEELGRMRA; encoded by the coding sequence ATGTCGGTGCAAAGTCTGAACTCACAAGAAGAACGTTTTCGAAAACGTGCTCTTTCCGTATACATTTCTTGCCTTGTGATTTTTGTGGCCATGACGGCGGTCCAACGGTTTTCGTCCGAAGCAGCGAACGAAAAAAGCTGGATTCCCTTCATCCTCGTTACAGCATTCACCATCTCAGCGTCGGTCTGTGTCTATCGACGTTGGCACGCCTATGCTGTGTCGCGGGTCGCGCTTTATGTTGGTGGGGCAGAGACTTTCTTTTTTACGGGTGTCAGTGGCGGGCTGACGGGGTTCCATGCGTCGGCCGTCTTCCTCTTGCCATCCATCTGCGCGTTGCTTTTTGGCAGCAAAGAAACGGTCGTGTTCACCATATTTATGCTTCTTGGTGTCTACGGCCTTTATGTATTTGATCCGGTTCTTCCGCCGTTTTTCATCGATTCTGTCACCGACTTGCGGCTTTCGGCCCTGGCACTTGGCTGCATGTTGATGGGAAATGTTATTATCCTTGTGTATCTGGTCCGTGAAACCGAACACCGGGAAAAGGAACTTCGCGAACTGCTTGCCGCACAACTCTATGCCGCCACACATGATGAACTGACCGGGCTGGCGAACCGGTCAGCCGTGAAATCCTATCTCAATGGACTTGATCCCGACAAAGATGAAGTATCGATCTACCTGATCGATTTGGATGGCTTCAAGCATGTGAATGACACATACGGGCACGGCGCAGGGGATGAGGTTCTGGTTAAGGTCGCCCGGGCGCTGCAAAAAGCCGCAGCCGGCTCGAACCTTGTTGCGCGACTTGGCGGGGACGAATTCTTGATCGCATCACAACATGCGCCCGCGGATCTGGCAGCGCAACTCGATGCCACGGGGCTCGGCCGCAAATTGGTGGATGCACTGAATGTGACACTGACATTTGGTAGCGACAAGGTAACATTGTCCGGCTCCGTGGGGAGCGCACATTACCCAAGCGATACACGTGACGCCGCCGATGTCTTGCAAAAGGCGGACGTTGCACTTTACCGCGCCAAAGATATGGGGAAGGCGCGCTATGT